The genomic stretch GGCCATCGTGCTCGACGTGCTGCCGCACCGGGACACCCAGGCCGGCCGCTACATGGCGGTGGTCGGGTTCTCCCAGAAGATCCCGAGCGCAGTGGGCCCGCTGGTCGCCCCGCTGGTCATCTCGCTCAACGCCTCGAGCGAGGGGGGCAACTACACGCTGCTCTACCTGACCGCCGGTGCGCTTGGTCTGGTCGGGGCCACGCTAATCGCCCTCCGGGTCCGCAGCGTCCGCTAGCTCACCGTGAACGCCGGCGCTGTCAGGTCGCCGGAACGGTCGCCGGCGAGCGCACCGGCCGCCGCGGCCACCCCGTTCGCCAGCCCGGGCAGGCGTTCGCGCAGTCGCTGGAAGACCTGGACGTGCTCGGGCGGTGCGACCACGGTCGCTCCCTCCCAGGCGCTGGGGCCGGTCAGCAGCGCCGCCGCGTCGACCAGTCGCTCGACCCGCCCCAGCGCGAACAGCCCCAGTGCGGCGGCACCGAGTGCACCCCCCTCCGCATCGGACGTGAAGGTCACTGGACGGTCGAGCGCGGCGGCGACCACCGTGCGCCACAGCGGCGCCCGGAAGGCGCCGCCGGTCGCCCGCACCGTCGTCACCGGCTCCAGCCGGTCGACCAGATCGACCACCGCTGCCAACTGCAGTGCGACCCCCTCCACAGCAGCCCGGATGAGGTGCGCACGGGTGTGGTCCCGCCGCAGTCCGAGGTATGCGCCGGGTAGCTGCGGGTCCCACAGCGGCGCGCGCTCCGCGACGAGGTACGGCAGCATCACCAGCCCGTCGCTGCCCGGCGGTGCCTCAGCGGCCATGCCCAGCAGCGCCTCGTCCGATCCGGAAGTGCCCGCGGTCGTGGCGACGTCCGGAGCGAGCCCGTCGGCCGCCCAGCGGACCACGTGCGCCCCGTTGCTGATCGCGCCACCGACGACCCAGAGCTCGTCGGTGAGCGCATAGCAGAAGGTGCGCCCGTCCGGATCGGTCAGCGGACGGTCGACGACCATGCGCACGGCGCCGCTGGTGCCCAGGTTCAGCCCGGCCTCCCCGGGGGCGACAGCCCCGGTGCCCAGGTTGCCCAGCGGACCGTCGGCCGCCCCTGCGACGACCGGCGTGCCCGTCGGCAGCCCGGTCGACGACATCGTCTCCGGGGTGGTGCCGAGCACGGTCGTCGTCGGGCGGACGTCGGGCAGTTGCCACCGGTGGACGGCGGCGAGTTCGAGAGCTGGTCCGTACCAATCGCCGGCGCGCAGGTCCAGCATGCCGGTCGCCGACGCCGAGGACAGCTCGGTCATCAGCGTGCCGGTGAGGCACAGCAGGACGTAGTCCTTCAGCCCGATCCACCAGCGGGCCCGTCGGCAGG from Modestobacter roseus encodes the following:
- a CDS encoding gluconokinase, which translates into the protein MTALRPAEVVIGLDVGTTAVKAVAFGVGSAWRCSAVREYPLLQPRPGWQIQDADLVVAATVEALRECVAVAGVPVAAVSVGTAMHGLLALDDECRPITPLITWADSRASSEASELRVTSVAVDLHQVTGTPVHPMSPLTKLRWAARHDPGTCRRARWWIGLKDYVLLCLTGTLMTELSSASATGMLDLRAGDWYGPALELAAVHRWQLPDVRPTTTVLGTTPETMSSTGLPTGTPVVAGAADGPLGNLGTGAVAPGEAGLNLGTSGAVRMVVDRPLTDPDGRTFCYALTDELWVVGGAISNGAHVVRWAADGLAPDVATTAGTSGSDEALLGMAAEAPPGSDGLVMLPYLVAERAPLWDPQLPGAYLGLRRDHTRAHLIRAAVEGVALQLAAVVDLVDRLEPVTTVRATGGAFRAPLWRTVVAAALDRPVTFTSDAEGGALGAAALGLFALGRVERLVDAAALLTGPSAWEGATVVAPPEHVQVFQRLRERLPGLANGVAAAAGALAGDRSGDLTAPAFTVS